The genomic region TCCACATGAACGGGTTCAAAAGTGCGTCTTAGTTGCCATGGGGGACCATAATAGTCCGGTTGACTACGATACTGTTCTAATAATCGGTTAATCTGTTTTGTTGTTTCCTGAAACTGTTGTTGAGCGAACTGCACACTAACAGACTGCACCGCATTGGATTTAACCTCTTTCGGAAAATCCTGCTTAACTTCCCTAGTTACCGATTTAATTTTTTCTGGAATAAGAGGTAATTGTTCTGCTGCGGTTACCAAATCCTGTAAACTCCCTGTGAGGTAATCCTTAAAACCCTGCACCCGAATTGCTAGATCCTGGGAAGTACCCGCAAAAGTTGTGCGCATTTCATTTTTAATGCGTTCTTGTCTCCGTTCCAACTGCTCCACGGATATTTGTAGGCTTTGTTTACGTTGTTCTAAAATAGCTAAAGACTCCTCAACTATTTTAGAAAGAGCCTTTTGGGTCTCCGATACTTGACCTTGAAGCGTAATATAAGTAACCTGTAGTTGGGAGATTTCCGTTTTCAGTGCAGTTTCAGTAGCTTGTAAATCAGCTAACCGTTGTGTTGTAACTGCATACAAAGAGTTAAGATGGGCGTCTGAATCCACTGCTGGATTGAAATAGGATGCAGTAGCTGTGAGCATGGAGGGATTATCCGCTGTTTGAAGGGTAGCGGGTGTTTCCGATGGTGGAGGGGTTGACGGAATTGTTGCTTCCTCCCGTCCGTCATCCATCGGTTTTGCAGTTGAAGATTCCTCTTGGTTCATAAAAAATAGCCTAATTCCATATTACCATCTTGACATACTCCCGAACCAACAAAGTGACCTTAGTGGAACAGAGATCCGCATTACCATTGACACAGAAAATTTTTCAAAAAATACTTGACAGCACCCCGGAGGTAACTGCTATAGTAGTAGGGTGAAATTGATGGGGCGTAGCCAAGCGGTAAGGCAGCGGGTTTTGGTCCCGCCATCCCTAGGTTCGAATCCTAGCGCCCCAGTTCTATAGCTATCACCTTGGTATTTTATTTAGTTGGTATGAGGTGCTAGAATAAATGGCACATGGGATGGTTCCTTAATGGAATAAAATAGGAGGCGAGAATGATACCTAATCCCGCTATTATGGGGGCCATAGAAAAACTCGGCTACCGTGTTACTATAGGTGATGTGGCTAGCAGATCTGGATTGGGTCTTGCTGAAGCGAATGCAGCACTGTTGGTTTTAGCTGCTGACGCAGGTGGGCATTTACAAGTAGCAGACACAGGAGACATTGTTTATCAATTTCCACAGAATTTTAGAACAATTTTAAGAAACAAGTATGTGCAATTGCGCTTACAGGAGTGGTGGGCAAAGATTTGGCAGGTGCTGTTTTATATAATTAGGATTTCTTTCGGTATTTTACTGATTGCTTCAATAGTTATCATTACCTTAACTATAATTATCATTATTACTGCCAGCAGCTCCAATCGGGATGAAGACAATAGAGATGGAGGGTTTAGGGGATTTGATGTCTTCTTTTTTCCAGATTTGTTTTGGTATTTTAGTCCCAATTATTATAGTCAAGAAAGACAAATAGAAAGAAAAGAAAATCGAGGTAATGGGGAACTAAACTTTTTAGAAGCAGTATTTTCCTTTTTATTTGGCGATGGTAATCCTAACAGCAAATTAGAGGAAAGACGTTGGCAGCAAATTGGCACTGTAATTACTAATAATCAAGGAGCAGTAGTTGCTGAACAAATTGCCCCTTATTTGGATAATTTAGGGGAAAAATACCAACAGGAATATGAAGATTATATGTTACCAGTTTTGGTCAGATATAATGGTAAACCTCAGGTAAGTCCGGACGGACAAATTGTCTATTATTTTCCTGAACTACAGGTAAAAGCCAGCGAAAAACAAGATCAGCCAGTAGAATTATTCCTAGAAGAGAAACCATGGCAATTTAGTGCTGCTAATTCTGGACAAATTATGATGAGTGCTGGGTTGGGAGCGTTAAATCTTGTGGGAGCTTTAGTCCTAGGTAATTTACTAACTCAGACAGTTGGTTTGGAAACAGGGGGACTAGTAGGTTTTGTGCAAAGTATTTATTGGTTATTGTTGAGTTATGGAATTGGCTTTTTAGGGATACCCTTGGGACGTTATTTTTGGATTCAATCACGCAACCAAAAAATTGCCAGTCGCAACCGGGAGCGTTTAGAGCGAGTAAGAGTTCTCGCAGACCCTAGTGAAAGTTTACAAAAGAAAATAGACTTCACCCGTAACTTTGCCCAAGAAACAGTTATTGGTAAGGAAAATGTAATTTATGGTACTGATAGAGATCTGCTAGAACAAGAGTTTGAGCTTATTCTTCCTCCCCCTAAGAAACAGGACGAAGAATAGCTCAATCTCAGCTTAGTTCCATTAAGTAGGGAGGCACAATTTCACAATTATTTGTAGGATGGATTAGCGGTGGCGTAACCCGTGCGGGTGTTGGGTTTCATACTTCAACCCAACCTACGTTCATCTTATATTTACCCACCTACTTAGACAGGTCTAAAACTCACCCGCTAGGGATAAAACACATCTCTCACACAACAGGGGATGGTCCGAAGACTCTCCCACACGGGTGGAATAATTCCAACACCTATCGCATTTCTCTCCCTCCGCATTTACCACCCCTATTGTCCAATTTTCCGTGGTTGTTGTATATTGCAATTGGGACAGTTGGGTTAAATCCTCTAGGATTTCTACTTGTGATACTATGAGCAGGTATCTCAGTTCATCTACTCCATTCTCCCTATCCGGGTTGAAATGGAAGTCCTTGATAGTTTGAGATAGGGGTGAATGGGAATTGGCAAGGTGAACTAATATTTTGGCTTCTAAGGAGGAACCAATCCTTTTTTCCATCCGCACCTGCTCTAAGACCTTATTAACATCTGTGCGCAGCATCCGCAAAGTATGCCATTTCTTTTCCAATTCGGGACTTTTCCACTGGGGATCAACCTTTACCCACCCAGCTT from Cylindrospermopsis curvispora GIHE-G1 harbors:
- a CDS encoding DUF3086 domain-containing protein, whose translation is MNQEESSTAKPMDDGREEATIPSTPPPSETPATLQTADNPSMLTATASYFNPAVDSDAHLNSLYAVTTQRLADLQATETALKTEISQLQVTYITLQGQVSETQKALSKIVEESLAILEQRKQSLQISVEQLERRQERIKNEMRTTFAGTSQDLAIRVQGFKDYLTGSLQDLVTAAEQLPLIPEKIKSVTREVKQDFPKEVKSNAVQSVSVQFAQQQFQETTKQINRLLEQYRSQPDYYGPPWQLRRTFEPVHVERVSNWFFTLGGRGALQTMSSRLQNVLISSAAVSILHKLYGDRLRTLILANSPERLGEWRRGLQDCLGIGRSDFGPDRGVVLFEAATALAQKADRLIKSNQMPLIIIDDSEEQVSLGLLQFPLWLAFAPDPKMMRDRYDEDF